One part of the Segnochrobactrum spirostomi genome encodes these proteins:
- the ruvA gene encoding Holliday junction branch migration protein RuvA, which translates to MIGKLTGIVDSVGEDYVILDVGGVGYEVFCPARVLARLPRPGERAALVIETYVREDMIRLYGFASAEERAWFRLLGTVQGVGAKVALGLLGMFDVDDLAAAIALQDKVALARAPGVGKRLAERLATELRDAAPAPTNAAALLAGGRAAPAVSTDPAVADAISALVNLGYGEPQARGAAAAARAGAPDAAAAQLIRLALKELAR; encoded by the coding sequence ATGATCGGGAAGCTCACCGGCATCGTCGACAGCGTCGGCGAGGATTATGTGATCCTCGACGTCGGCGGCGTCGGCTACGAGGTGTTTTGCCCCGCCCGGGTGCTGGCGCGGCTGCCGCGGCCGGGCGAACGCGCCGCCCTCGTCATCGAGACCTACGTGCGCGAGGACATGATCCGCCTCTACGGCTTCGCGAGCGCCGAGGAGAGGGCCTGGTTCCGCCTGCTCGGCACCGTGCAGGGGGTCGGCGCCAAAGTTGCGCTCGGCCTCCTCGGCATGTTCGACGTCGACGATCTCGCCGCGGCGATCGCGCTTCAGGACAAGGTCGCGCTCGCCCGCGCGCCGGGCGTCGGCAAGCGCCTCGCCGAGCGGCTCGCGACCGAATTGCGCGACGCCGCCCCGGCCCCGACCAACGCCGCCGCTTTGCTCGCGGGGGGCCGCGCCGCACCGGCGGTCTCGACCGACCCGGCGGTCGCCGATGCGATCTCGGCCCTCGTCAATCTCGGCTACGGCGAGCCCCAGGCGCGCGGGGCCGCCGCTGCCGCCCGCGCGGGCGCGCCGGACGCCGCCGCCGCCCAGCTCATCCGCCTCGCCTTGAAGGAACTCGCCCGATGA
- the ftsH gene encoding ATP-dependent zinc metalloprotease FtsH: protein MNNTFRNFALWVIIGLLLIALFQLFQNPGSRSASTDIPFSQFLSEVDDGSVKSVTITDQTIAGTYARGGSFSTYAPRDASYIDKLEGKGVTITAKPAGENFSLIGALISWFPMLLILGIWLFVMRQMQGSGGKAMGFGKSKAKLLTEAHGRVTFEDVAGVDEAKEDLQEIVDFLRDPQKFQRLGGRIPRGVLLVGPPGTGKTLLARAIAGEANVPFFTISGSDFVEMFVGVGASRVRDMFEQAKKNAPCIIFIDEIDAVGRHRGAGLGGGNDEREQTLNQLLVEMDGFEPNEGIILIAATNRPDVLDPALLRPGRFDRQIVVPNPDVVGREKILKVHARKVPLAPDVNLKTLARGTPGFSGADLMNLVNEAALMAARRGKRLVTMAEFEDAKDKVMMGAERRTLVMTEEEKRLTAYHEGGHAIVALRVPATDPVHKATIIPRGRALGMVMQLPERDKLSMTYEQMTSRLAILMGGRVAEQLIFGKEKVTSGAASDIEQATKLARAMVTRWGFSDDLGTVAYGENQDEVFLGMSVSRQQNISEETARKIDAEVRRLVEMGHVEATRILTENREELEILAKGLLEYETLSGDEIRNLLNGQPPVRDSGDEPTTPRQSAVPTTGNKTRDPDLGDMKPQPQA, encoded by the coding sequence ATGAACAATACCTTTCGGAACTTCGCGCTGTGGGTCATCATCGGCCTGTTGCTGATCGCGCTGTTCCAGCTTTTCCAGAATCCCGGCAGCCGCTCCGCCTCCACCGACATTCCGTTCTCCCAGTTCCTGAGCGAGGTCGACGACGGCAGCGTCAAGTCGGTGACGATCACCGATCAGACGATCGCGGGCACCTATGCCCGCGGCGGCTCGTTCTCGACCTATGCCCCGCGTGACGCGAGCTACATCGACAAGCTCGAGGGGAAGGGCGTGACGATCACCGCGAAGCCGGCGGGCGAGAACTTCTCGCTGATCGGCGCGCTGATCTCCTGGTTCCCGATGCTCCTGATCCTCGGCATCTGGCTGTTCGTGATGCGCCAGATGCAGGGCTCCGGCGGCAAGGCCATGGGCTTCGGCAAGTCCAAGGCGAAGCTGCTCACCGAGGCCCACGGCCGCGTCACCTTCGAGGACGTCGCCGGCGTCGACGAGGCCAAGGAAGACCTCCAGGAGATCGTCGACTTCCTGCGCGATCCGCAGAAGTTCCAGCGCCTCGGTGGCCGCATCCCGCGCGGCGTGCTGCTGGTCGGCCCGCCCGGCACCGGTAAGACGCTGCTCGCCCGCGCCATCGCCGGCGAGGCGAACGTGCCGTTCTTCACCATCTCGGGTTCCGACTTCGTCGAGATGTTCGTCGGCGTCGGCGCCAGCCGCGTGCGCGACATGTTCGAGCAGGCGAAGAAGAACGCGCCCTGCATCATCTTCATCGACGAGATCGACGCGGTCGGCCGTCACCGCGGCGCCGGCCTCGGCGGCGGCAACGACGAGCGCGAGCAGACCCTGAACCAGCTCCTCGTCGAGATGGACGGCTTCGAGCCGAACGAAGGCATCATCCTGATCGCCGCGACGAACCGGCCGGACGTGCTCGACCCCGCGCTGCTGCGCCCGGGCCGCTTCGACCGCCAGATCGTCGTGCCGAACCCGGACGTCGTCGGCCGCGAGAAGATCCTCAAGGTCCATGCCCGCAAGGTGCCGCTGGCGCCGGACGTGAACTTGAAGACCCTCGCCCGCGGCACCCCCGGCTTCTCGGGCGCCGACCTGATGAACCTCGTCAACGAGGCTGCCCTGATGGCGGCGCGTCGCGGCAAGCGGCTCGTCACCATGGCCGAGTTCGAGGACGCCAAGGACAAGGTGATGATGGGCGCGGAGCGCCGCACCCTGGTCATGACCGAGGAGGAGAAGCGCCTCACCGCCTATCACGAAGGCGGCCACGCCATCGTGGCGCTGCGCGTGCCGGCGACCGATCCGGTCCACAAGGCGACCATCATTCCGCGCGGCCGTGCCCTCGGCATGGTCATGCAGCTCCCGGAGCGCGACAAGCTCTCCATGACGTATGAGCAGATGACCTCGCGCCTCGCCATCCTGATGGGCGGTCGCGTCGCCGAGCAGCTCATCTTCGGCAAGGAGAAGGTCACGTCCGGCGCCGCGTCCGACATCGAGCAGGCGACCAAGCTCGCCCGCGCGATGGTCACCCGCTGGGGCTTCTCGGACGATCTCGGCACCGTCGCCTACGGCGAGAACCAGGACGAGGTCTTCCTCGGCATGTCGGTGTCGCGTCAGCAGAACATCTCCGAGGAGACGGCACGCAAGATCGACGCCGAGGTGCGCCGCCTCGTCGAGATGGGCCACGTCGAGGCGACCCGGATCCTGACCGAGAACCGCGAGGAACTCGAGATTCTGGCGAAGGGCCTGCTCGAATACGAGACCCTGTCGGGCGACGAGATCCGCAATCTCCTCAACGGCCAGCCGCCGGTGCGCGATTCCGGCGACGAGCCGACGACGCCCCGCCAGTCTGCGGTGCCGACCACCGGCAACAAGACCCGCGATCCCGATCTCGGCGACATGAAGCCCCAGCCGCAGGCCTGA
- the ruvC gene encoding crossover junction endodeoxyribonuclease RuvC encodes MSSLPIRILGIDPGLRRTGWGAIEVVGSAVHFLGSGTVFSDGDDDLAPRLCQLYDGLKVVLDRIAPHEAAVEQTFVNRDAGATLKLGHARGIALLVPAQAGISVGEYAPNAVKKAIVGAGHGDKQQIRMMVKVLLPKATFESDDAADALAIALCHAHHRTSPLAVAAGKRKRGVDPAALHPRIAAALAKAR; translated from the coding sequence ATGTCGTCCTTACCGATTCGCATCCTCGGCATCGATCCCGGCCTGCGCCGCACCGGCTGGGGTGCGATCGAGGTCGTCGGCAGCGCGGTGCATTTTCTCGGCTCCGGCACGGTCTTCTCCGACGGCGACGACGATCTCGCCCCGAGGTTGTGCCAGCTCTATGACGGGCTCAAGGTGGTGCTCGACCGCATCGCCCCCCATGAGGCGGCGGTGGAGCAGACCTTCGTCAACCGCGACGCCGGCGCGACCCTGAAGCTCGGCCATGCCCGTGGCATCGCGCTCCTGGTGCCGGCGCAGGCGGGCATCTCGGTCGGCGAGTACGCGCCGAACGCGGTCAAGAAGGCGATCGTCGGCGCCGGTCACGGCGACAAGCAGCAGATCCGCATGATGGTGAAGGTGCTGTTGCCCAAGGCGACGTTCGAATCCGACGACGCCGCGGATGCACTCGCGATCGCGCTGTGCCACGCCCACCACCGCACCTCGCCGCTCGCCGTGGCGGCGGGCAAGCGCAAGCGCGGCGTCGACCCGGCCGCCCTCCACCCCCGCATCGCCGCGGCGCTCGCCAAGGCGCGGTGA
- a CDS encoding aldo/keto reductase: MQYRRLGRTDLDVSAICLGTMNFGEQNSEADAHAQLDRALTVGVNFIDTAEIYAVPPRPETQGLTESYIGSWLKARRNRSKVVLATKVAGRSPMDWLRDDRATTTLTRAQITEALDKSLKRLGTDYVDLYQVHFPDRAVPGFGSNPTIWRNPEPVPNEVPIEETLMVLADFVTAGKVRHIGLSNETPWGTMRYIAAADAIGLGRPQSIQNAYSLVNRTFEAGLAEVALREQVGLLAYSSLAQGYLTGKYRDGALPAGARKTLFNRLQRYEKPGAEEAINRYLDLAAEWGLDPSKLALAFALTRPFTTSVIIGATTLEQLDTDLGALDVAIPPELEAAIDAIHLWRSNPCP; encoded by the coding sequence ATGCAGTACCGCCGGCTCGGCCGTACGGACCTCGACGTGTCCGCGATTTGCCTCGGCACCATGAATTTCGGCGAGCAGAACAGCGAGGCCGACGCCCACGCCCAGCTCGACCGCGCACTCACCGTCGGGGTGAACTTCATCGACACCGCGGAGATCTATGCCGTCCCGCCACGCCCGGAGACCCAGGGGCTGACCGAGTCCTATATCGGCTCGTGGCTCAAGGCGCGGCGCAACCGGTCGAAGGTCGTGCTCGCGACCAAGGTCGCCGGCCGCTCGCCGATGGATTGGCTGCGCGACGACCGCGCGACGACGACGCTGACCCGCGCCCAGATCACCGAGGCCCTCGACAAGAGCCTGAAGCGGCTCGGCACCGATTATGTCGACCTCTATCAGGTCCATTTCCCCGACCGCGCGGTGCCGGGCTTCGGCTCCAACCCGACCATCTGGCGGAACCCCGAACCGGTTCCGAACGAAGTGCCGATCGAAGAGACGCTGATGGTGCTCGCGGACTTCGTCACCGCGGGCAAGGTGCGCCACATCGGCCTCTCCAACGAGACGCCGTGGGGCACCATGCGCTACATCGCGGCGGCGGACGCGATCGGGCTCGGGCGGCCGCAATCGATCCAGAACGCCTATTCGCTGGTCAACCGCACTTTCGAGGCGGGCCTCGCCGAGGTGGCGCTGCGCGAACAGGTCGGCCTGCTCGCTTATTCCTCCCTCGCCCAGGGCTACCTGACCGGCAAGTACCGCGACGGCGCGCTGCCGGCGGGGGCGCGCAAGACCCTGTTCAACCGGCTCCAGCGCTACGAGAAGCCGGGCGCCGAGGAGGCGATCAACCGCTATCTCGACCTCGCCGCCGAATGGGGCCTCGACCCCTCCAAGCTCGCGCTCGCCTTCGCACTGACGCGGCCCTTCACCACCTCCGTCATCATCGGCGCGACGACGCTCGAGCAGCTCGACACCGATCTCGGCGCCCTCGACGTCGCGATCCCGCCGGAGCTCGAGGCGGCGATCGACGCGATCCACCTGTGGCGGTCGAACCCCTGCCCGTGA
- the ruvB gene encoding Holliday junction branch migration DNA helicase RuvB yields MVSPVGGKGARSAGAKTAGAKATPSKGILSPEKAGDELDAALRPQKLADFVGQARLRENLSVFIEAARTRQEALDHVLLVGPPGLGKTTLAQIVARELGAAFKATAGPVIAKAGDLAALLTNLEDRDVLFIDEIHRLSPAVEEILYPAMEDFVLDLIIGEGPAARSVRIDLARFTLVGATTRLGLLTNPLRDRFGIPLRLEFYTPEELELIVTRGARLFGIGMTKAGAAEIARRSRGTPRIAGRLLRRVRDFAIVAGQEEIDVAIAKDALARLDVDSAGLDTLDRRYLRLIAESFGGGPVGIETIAAALSEPRDAIEEIVEPYLIQQGLTQRTPRGRMLTPQAFRHLGLAPPASLPADQMGLFNGEE; encoded by the coding sequence ATGGTGAGTCCGGTGGGCGGCAAGGGCGCGCGGAGCGCCGGGGCCAAGACTGCGGGGGCCAAGGCGACGCCGTCGAAGGGCATTCTGAGCCCGGAGAAAGCCGGCGACGAGCTCGACGCCGCGCTGCGGCCGCAGAAGCTCGCCGACTTCGTCGGCCAGGCGCGCCTCCGCGAGAACCTCTCCGTGTTCATCGAGGCGGCGCGGACGCGGCAGGAGGCGCTCGACCACGTGCTCCTGGTCGGCCCGCCAGGCCTCGGCAAGACGACGCTCGCCCAGATCGTCGCCCGCGAGCTCGGCGCCGCCTTCAAGGCGACGGCGGGGCCGGTGATCGCCAAGGCCGGCGACCTCGCCGCCCTCCTCACCAATCTCGAAGACCGCGACGTCCTCTTCATCGACGAGATCCACCGCCTCTCTCCGGCGGTCGAGGAGATCCTCTATCCGGCGATGGAGGACTTCGTGCTCGATCTCATCATCGGCGAGGGGCCGGCGGCGCGCTCGGTCCGCATCGACCTCGCCCGCTTCACCCTGGTCGGGGCGACGACCCGGCTCGGCCTCCTGACCAATCCCCTGCGCGACCGCTTCGGCATTCCGCTCAGGCTCGAATTCTATACGCCGGAGGAATTGGAGCTCATCGTCACCCGCGGCGCGCGGCTGTTCGGCATCGGCATGACGAAGGCGGGCGCCGCCGAGATCGCCCGCCGCTCCCGCGGCACGCCGCGCATCGCCGGGCGGCTCCTGCGGCGCGTGCGCGATTTCGCGATCGTCGCCGGCCAGGAGGAGATCGACGTGGCGATCGCCAAGGACGCGCTGGCGCGCCTCGACGTCGATTCGGCCGGCCTCGACACTCTCGACCGGCGCTATCTCCGCCTGATCGCCGAGAGCTTCGGCGGCGGGCCGGTCGGTATCGAGACGATCGCCGCCGCGCTCTCCGAGCCGCGCGACGCCATCGAGGAAATCGTCGAGCCCTATCTCATCCAGCAGGGTCTGACCCAGCGCACGCCGCGCGGCCGGATGCTCACCCCGCAGGCGTTCCGCCATCTCGGCCTCGCGCCGCCGGCGAGCCTGCCGGCCGATCAGATGGGGCTCTTCAACGGCGAAGAGTGA
- the ybgF gene encoding tol-pal system protein YbgF, with protein MSTTLKFDRPRAVRLHGGRAAADGAPRLSFVATCVRALRPRAARLVAACALAGLALAPAPASAQLFGGGNNNNQLSSMSVRLDSVENQMRTLNGQIEQLNHQITQLQQQIQRMQEDNEFRFQQLEGASQGGKKPVKKSDAGPAPGAAPIEFAAGTPADGSTSGTLDGGAQPPADVAAATPPPATAPAAAGSGPLDLTALIRSSDASVPASMPPADGGMTLGETPVESQTLGTIPADAAQPAAPAPTASDATGTPSAAGAQVAALPDAAATPRGLYDESYAKFMHGDYTDAEGGFRRFLSTYPNDKLEPDAQYWLGESLYARGRYRDAANAFLEGYTQHPDSRKGPESLFKLGMSLNGMGEKSAACASFAELLSKYPTASKSLQDRVRAEQKQASCS; from the coding sequence ATGTCGACAACACTCAAATTCGACCGGCCGCGGGCGGTCCGGCTGCACGGGGGTCGTGCGGCGGCGGACGGGGCTCCGCGGCTCTCCTTCGTCGCAACGTGCGTGAGGGCGCTCCGCCCGCGGGCCGCGCGGCTCGTGGCGGCGTGCGCGCTCGCCGGGCTCGCGCTCGCGCCGGCGCCGGCCTCCGCTCAGCTCTTCGGCGGCGGCAACAACAACAATCAACTGAGCTCGATGTCGGTCCGGCTCGACAGCGTCGAGAACCAGATGCGCACGCTGAACGGCCAGATCGAGCAGCTCAACCACCAGATCACCCAGCTCCAGCAGCAGATCCAGCGCATGCAGGAGGACAACGAGTTCCGCTTCCAGCAGCTCGAGGGCGCGTCCCAGGGCGGCAAGAAGCCGGTCAAGAAGTCGGATGCCGGCCCGGCCCCGGGCGCGGCGCCGATCGAATTCGCCGCCGGCACCCCGGCGGACGGCAGCACCAGCGGCACGCTCGACGGGGGGGCTCAACCCCCCGCCGACGTCGCCGCGGCGACCCCGCCGCCGGCAACCGCGCCCGCAGCCGCCGGCAGCGGTCCGCTCGACCTCACCGCCCTGATCCGCTCGAGCGACGCCTCGGTGCCGGCCTCGATGCCCCCCGCCGACGGCGGCATGACGCTCGGCGAAACGCCGGTCGAGAGCCAGACGCTCGGAACGATACCCGCGGATGCCGCTCAGCCGGCCGCCCCCGCGCCGACGGCAAGCGACGCCACCGGGACGCCCTCTGCGGCGGGAGCCCAGGTCGCGGCGCTTCCCGACGCCGCGGCGACGCCGCGCGGGCTCTACGACGAGTCCTATGCGAAGTTCATGCACGGCGATTACACCGACGCCGAGGGCGGCTTCCGGCGGTTCCTCTCGACCTATCCCAACGACAAGCTTGAGCCCGACGCCCAATATTGGCTCGGCGAAAGCCTCTATGCCCGCGGTCGCTACCGCGACGCGGCGAACGCCTTCCTCGAGGGCTATACCCAGCACCCGGACAGCCGGAAGGGGCCGGAAAGCCTGTTCAAGCTCGGCATGTCCCTGAACGGGATGGGCGAGAAGAGCGCGGCCTGCGCCTCCTTCGCCGAGCTCCTCTCCAAATATCCGACGGCGAGCAAGTCGCTCCAGGACCGCGTCCGCGCCGAGCAGAAGCAGGCAAGCTGCTCGTGA
- the tilS gene encoding tRNA lysidine(34) synthetase TilS yields MTGPAPVADDRLEALFAPLRGMPRVVLAVSGGSDSTALLVLYARWAALAADVPPALVATVDHALRAGSAAEATAVGRLAARFGLDHRVLVWTGEKPIADLQAAARDARYERLVEAARVAGAAAIVTAHTRDDVAETFLIRLGRGSGLAGLAAMGTRRRLDEIEHIRPFLALSREELRASLVAAGIGWVDDPSNEDPRFTRARVRRLMPGLAAEGLDAARLAATATRLARARAAIDWMVDRLARDALVVSPGGFFALDPAALQGAPEEVALRLFSRALTAAGGGWYGPRLDKLEAAFAAVTAPAAGDLRRTLAGAVVERRGGRLWIYREAGRAGLPEATLAPGRRIGWDGRFVVRLAAAASSPVVVRALGPGARARLAPLAEKVPAAALATVPAVWRDGHLVAAALPLAGDSGAGDSGEESSAVMFEPRFLWN; encoded by the coding sequence GTGACCGGCCCGGCGCCGGTCGCCGACGATCGCCTCGAGGCGCTGTTCGCGCCGCTGCGCGGGATGCCCCGCGTCGTCCTCGCCGTGTCGGGCGGATCGGATTCGACGGCGCTTCTCGTTCTCTATGCCCGCTGGGCGGCGCTCGCCGCCGACGTGCCGCCCGCCCTCGTCGCGACCGTCGATCACGCCTTGCGGGCCGGTTCGGCCGCGGAGGCCACGGCGGTCGGCCGGCTCGCCGCGCGCTTCGGCCTCGATCACCGTGTCCTCGTCTGGACGGGGGAGAAGCCCATCGCCGATCTCCAGGCCGCGGCCCGCGATGCCCGCTACGAACGCCTGGTCGAGGCCGCGCGCGTTGCCGGCGCCGCCGCGATCGTCACCGCCCACACCCGCGACGACGTCGCCGAGACCTTCCTGATCCGGCTCGGCCGCGGCAGCGGGCTCGCCGGGCTCGCCGCCATGGGCACGCGGCGACGGCTCGACGAGATCGAGCACATCCGCCCGTTCCTGGCGCTGTCGCGGGAGGAGTTGCGGGCGAGCCTCGTCGCCGCCGGCATCGGTTGGGTCGACGATCCCTCCAACGAAGACCCGCGCTTCACCCGCGCCCGCGTCCGCCGCCTAATGCCGGGCCTCGCCGCGGAGGGCCTCGACGCGGCGCGCCTCGCCGCCACCGCGACCCGGCTCGCCCGCGCCCGGGCCGCGATCGACTGGATGGTGGACCGGCTCGCCCGCGACGCCCTCGTCGTCAGCCCCGGCGGCTTCTTCGCCCTCGACCCGGCCGCACTCCAGGGCGCGCCGGAGGAGGTCGCCCTGCGCCTGTTCTCCCGGGCGCTGACCGCCGCAGGCGGCGGCTGGTACGGGCCGCGGCTCGACAAGCTCGAGGCTGCCTTCGCAGCCGTGACCGCGCCGGCCGCCGGCGATCTCCGCCGCACCCTCGCCGGCGCCGTGGTGGAGCGCCGCGGCGGGCGGCTGTGGATCTACCGCGAGGCGGGCCGCGCCGGCCTGCCCGAGGCGACCCTCGCGCCGGGCCGGCGCATCGGCTGGGACGGCCGCTTCGTCGTCCGCCTCGCCGCCGCGGCGTCCTCGCCCGTCGTGGTCCGCGCCCTCGGCCCCGGCGCCCGCGCCCGTCTGGCCCCGTTGGCGGAGAAAGTGCCGGCGGCGGCGCTCGCGACCGTTCCCGCCGTCTGGCGGGACGGGCACCTCGTCGCGGCGGCGCTTCCCCTCGCGGGGGACAGTGGGGCAGGGGACAGCGGGGAGGAATCATCCGCCGTCATGTTCGAGCCACGGTTTTTGTGGAATTGA
- a CDS encoding 2'-deoxycytidine 5'-triphosphate deaminase yields the protein MSEARAGILPRQAIARMIDRGEIALAVPPLADQIQPASLDLRLGRIAYRIRASFLAGPDVKVGDKLDRLTLHSFPLDGGAVLETGCVYLVPLEEALALPPDISATANPKSSTGRLDVFTRVITDGGQAFDTIPAGYHGPLYAEISPRTFPVLVRPGTRLSQIRFRRGDAGLSDRDLLALHESDGLVSPGEPVIGGGLRLSIDLTPRAAGEPIGFRAKHHTGVVDVDAKAARDVFDFWEPITLRGSASLVLDPDEFYILVSREAVHVPPSVAAEMVPIDPAVGEFRVHYAGFFDPGFGHAAAGGAGSRAVLEVRSHEVPFILDHGQEVGRLVYERMTELPDVLYGEGLGSNYQAQGLKLSKHFRAG from the coding sequence ATGAGCGAGGCGAGGGCCGGCATTCTGCCGCGGCAGGCGATCGCGCGGATGATCGACCGCGGCGAGATCGCCCTCGCCGTGCCGCCGCTCGCCGATCAGATCCAGCCGGCGAGCCTCGATCTCAGGCTCGGCCGCATCGCCTACCGCATCCGCGCGAGCTTCCTCGCCGGGCCGGACGTGAAGGTCGGCGACAAGCTCGACCGGCTGACGCTGCACTCCTTCCCGCTCGACGGCGGGGCGGTGCTCGAAACCGGCTGCGTCTATCTGGTGCCGCTCGAGGAGGCGCTGGCGCTGCCGCCCGACATCTCGGCGACCGCCAACCCCAAGAGCTCGACCGGACGGCTCGACGTCTTCACCCGCGTCATCACCGACGGCGGTCAGGCCTTCGACACCATTCCGGCCGGCTATCACGGGCCGCTTTATGCCGAGATCAGCCCGCGCACCTTCCCCGTTCTGGTGCGGCCGGGCACGCGGCTGTCCCAGATCCGCTTCCGCCGCGGCGATGCCGGCCTCTCCGACCGCGATCTCCTCGCGCTCCACGAGAGCGACGGCCTCGTCTCGCCCGGCGAGCCGGTGATCGGCGGCGGCCTGCGCCTCTCGATCGATCTGACGCCGCGGGCGGCCGGCGAGCCGATCGGCTTCCGGGCCAAGCACCACACCGGCGTCGTCGACGTCGATGCCAAGGCGGCGCGCGACGTGTTCGATTTCTGGGAGCCGATCACCCTGCGCGGCAGCGCCAGCCTGGTGCTCGATCCCGACGAATTCTACATCCTGGTCTCCCGCGAGGCGGTCCACGTGCCGCCCTCGGTCGCCGCCGAGATGGTGCCGATCGACCCGGCCGTGGGTGAGTTCCGCGTCCATTATGCCGGCTTCTTCGATCCCGGCTTCGGCCATGCCGCGGCGGGCGGGGCGGGCTCGCGCGCCGTCCTCGAAGTGCGCAGCCACGAGGTGCCCTTCATCCTCGATCACGGCCAGGAGGTCGGCCGCCTCGTCTACGAGCGGATGACGGAGCTGCCGGACGTGCTCTACGGCGAGGGCCTCGGCTCCAATTACCAGGCCCAAGGCCTCAAGCTCTCGAAGCATTTCCGCGCCGGCTGA